The Methanococcus voltae PS genomic interval AAACTAATTAATAATATAAATATCACTTTTATAGTATATTAATATTTATAAAAAAATATATATTTAAAGAAAACTAATAAAAATATAATGGCAAATATTATTGTTAGAAATTACGCAACTTTATATAACTATTTAATTACTTGTTTACTTACCAAATATTTACCAATCGTATAGTTACTTATTTAATTAATACACTTTTATATCAGTATAATTCAAATTTAAAAGGTATATTTATGTTAAAATTAAAAAATAGAAAAAAAGGACAAGTTTCACTAGAATTGGGTATATTTATAGCATTAGTACTTGCAGTATCTGCGATAGTGGGGATTGGATATATAAATGGAATTAAAAATGTAGGGGACGCTTATGCTAAACCTCTAGATGAGCTAGATTTTGACCCTAAATCATATATTCCAAAACCCAATATTACATTAGAGGATGCCTTGAATAATACAAACCTTACAGAAATACAGAAAACACTGGAATCAAATAAAGATGCTTTAATTGATGAAATAAACAAAAGCGGTATTTTAAGTGGTTCTGAACTTATTTATTCAAAGAATAATGCAGGCTCAAACAACTCTTGGAGTAGGATATTGGAAAATCATCTTGAAAACTTATCTAAACCACCTTATGACAATATGCTAGGTATTTCAAATCCCTCATATCCTAACAATAAAGGTATTTTAAATTGGAATGCTGTTGGGAATTTACCTGCCATCTTCCAAAATCCCGCGGTATTTATCACCAATAATGCAAAATATAGTTATGATAATGTAGATACTGCCGACGATTTGGAAAAATTAAAAGGAACAGTGATTATATATAAACCTGACGTCTCAAAAATTATGGAATATTACTATATAGATGAAAATCTAAAAAAATCAAAAAAAGAAACTTACAGGATTAAATAATATTTAAAAAATGATATTATGTCCTTAAATACCTTTTAAAAACTTATTTTATTTATTTTTTGAGCCATAATCTATTTTAATAAATTTATTGCAGTTTAACTTAGTTTAACTTAGTTTAAAAAGATATTTTTAACACATGCTATATTAGAATAATTAATATACGTAATAAGGTTTTAAAATAGGAATTCATATATATAAAATACCATTAAAGATAATACGGTAGTATATAATAAATTGGTAATATATTAAATAACATAATAACAAACTGGTGATATTATGGTAGTAAAAGTAGGTATCATAAAATGTGGTAACATAGGAATGTCCCCTTTAATCGACCTTAGCCTCGATGAAAGAGCTGACAGAAACGACATAGACGTGAGAGTTATAGGTAGTGGGGCTAAAATGGGCCCTGAACAAGTTGAAGAAGTTACTAAAAAAATGATTGAAGATATAAAACCAGACTTTGTTTTATACATCGGACCAAACCCAGCTGCTCCTGGGCCAAAAGTTGCAAGAGAATTATTAAGCGCTGCTGACATCCCTGCTGTAATCATTGGTGATGCACCAGGTATTAAAGACAAAGACGCTATGGCAGAACAAGGATTAGGATACATTTTAATTAAATGTGACCCAATGATTGGTGCAAGAAGACAGTTTTTAGACCCTGTTGAAATGTCAATGTTTAACGCTGATGTTGTTAGAGTATTAGCTGGAACTGGTGCTGCTAGAGTAGTTCAGAACGCTGTTGATGCTATGATTTACGCAGTTGAAGAAGGAAAAGAAATCGAACTTCCAAAAATCATTGTTACAGATGCAAAAGCTGTTGCTGCTGCTGAATTCTCAAACCCATACGCAAAAGCAAAAGCTATGGCTGCTTTCGTAATGGCTGAAAAAGTAGCTGACATTGACGTAAAAGGATGCTTTATGACCAAAGAAATGGACAAATACATCCCTATCGTTGCTTCAGCACACGAAACCATCAGATGCGCTGCTAAATTAGTAGACGAAGCTAGAGAATTAGAAAAAGCAACAGATGCAGTAAGCAGAAAACCACACGCAGGTGCTGGTGCTATCTTAAACAAATCAAAATTAATGGAAAAACCAGAATAAGATAGTTGATAATTTATAAATTATTGCTTACTAAATAAGTTAAATAACTTCATACTAATAATATAATAGGATATATTTACTATTAATTTAATTAAGCTAATACCAATTATCCCTTTTTTTATTTTTTTAAAAACAATTTAAGATGCATATAGATTTTAAAGATTTTTTAAGTTTTTAACATATTTTCGTAATTGTGCATATATCATATTTTTCAAAATTACATCGATGTTATTTTATAGTATAATTATTGTATATTATAAAATAGATATTATAATATCTAATAAGGATAATAAATACACTAGTATGATGTTTTAGTATGTATTTATAAAACTAGGTGCGATTATGATTTTAGGAATTGATATTGGTTCTACAACCACTAAAACTGTTTTAATGGATGAAAATAACAATAAAATTATTGATTATAGTATCGATAACATTGGTGTAATAATTGAAGAAGAAATGATTATGGACTATGTTAAAAAATATGAGAAAAATTATTCAGTTGATAATATAGTTGCTACAGGTTATGGGCGCCATAAATTATCCTGCGTAGATAAAGTAGTACCCGAAGTAATTGCACTTGGAAAAGGGGCTAATTATTTTTTCCCAAACGTAGATGGGCTTATTGATATAGGTGGGCAGGATAGTAAAGTTATTAAATTAGGAAAAGATGGAAAAGTAGTTGATTTCATATTATCGGATAAATGTGCTGCAGGAACAGGAAAATTCCTAGAAAAATCACTTGACATACTAAAAATTGATAAAAGCGAAGACTTATACAAATACAAATCAGAGCATGTGGCTAAAATATCTTCTATGTGTGCAGTTTTTGCAGAAACAGAGATAATATCGTTATTATCTAAAAAAACACCTAAAGAAGACATATTAATGGGAGTTTACGAAAGTATTGCAAATAGAACTATCCCCATGGTTCATAGATTAAAAATAAATGAAATTGCATTTAGTGGGGGGGTTGCTAAAAATCCCGTCCTTAGAGAAGTATTTGAAACTAAAATAGGCAAAAAATTGCATGTATCAGAGGAACCACAAATTACCTGCTGTGTAGGTGCTTGTTTGTTGATTTAATTAAATATTACTTTTTTAGTATTATAATTATAATTATAATTATTATTATTTTTAATATATTTTAGATTCAAATCAATTCATTACTTTTTTATAAGTCCTAGATAATATTAAAAATAATTGAAAAGATAAAAATAATAAAAAATAATAAAAATTATAATTATTTGGTGTACGTATGAAATATGACTTTAGGGCTGAAAAAAGTCTCGGATATACTACTGGTTCTTGTGCTTGTGCCGGCGCCTATTCTGGACTTTACTATCTAAAAAATGGGGAAATTTTAGATTTTGTTGAAATTGAAAATCCCAATGGGGAAATTTTAATAATCCCAATTGAAAAAATTATAATTGACTCAAAAAATGCTAATTCTGTTAAGGTCGTTGTAAAAAAATTTTCCGGTGAAGATATCGATGTTACAAATGGAGAATTTATAGAAATAGATGTAAAACTTTTAAAAAATGATGATTCAGATAAGTTTGATAAGTTTGATAATTTAAAAAAGGACGATGTTTCCACTATTAAAGAATATGAAAACGAATTTATAATTATAACTGGCGGTAAGGGCGTAGGGTTTGTAACAAAAGAAGGATTACAAATTCAGGTTGGAGATTATGCAATAAACCCAAAACCTAGGGAAATGATAATAGAAAATTGCCTAAAATTATTAAACAAAGATGAAAAAAGCCAAAAACCCGTTGAAAAAGTTAAAGTAACTGTTTCTGTACCTAATGGACTAGAATTAGCTAAAAAAACATTAAATCCAAAATTAGGTATTATAGATGGCATATCAATTCTTGGAACTACCGGGATAGTAAGACCGATGTCAAACGATGCGTACAAAAATTCACTTGTTCCTCAAATCGATGTTGCATTGTCTAAAAATTACAAGCGCGTAATATTTGTTGCAGGTAATATCGGAACCAAATACGCGAAAAAGGATACAGACGTTAACATTTACGATAAATACTTCAAAAATGGCTTTGATGAAGATAAAGTGATAGAAGTGTCTAATTTTTGGGATTTTATGTTAGATAAGGCACTTGAAAAAGGTATTGAAGAAATAACCATATATGGTCACTCGGGTAAAATCGTTAAATTAGCCGGTGGTATCTACAATACACATTCTAAGGTTTCTGATGCTAGAAACGAAATTTTAACGGCCTATTCTGCTCAATATATAGAAGATAAATCCCTTATTCGTAAAATCTTATATGCAAATACTACTGAAGAAATAAATGGATATTTAAAAGAAATAGGAATTCTCGAAACAGTGTATACTGAAATTTGCAAAAGAGTAGTTGAAAGATTAGAATATAGATGGGATAAAATAAAATTTAATTGCCATATTATTGGAATGAAAGGCGAAAAACTTGGTAAATTCGATAAAAATTAAAAATAAAGAAAAATGTAAAATAAAATAATAATTAATGTAATTAGGAATATTATTCATCTACGTAATAATATTCTCCAATTTCTTTTTGATATATGTCTCTTTGGCTTCCTTCTTTGTTAACTCTTGGTCTGCCTGTTTCAGGGTCTCTTCTAAATGTAATACCCATTTGTTTTAAAAACTTGTTTGCGCCGTCTCTCTTTTTCAATGGCGCACTACCCTGACCATTCATTCCAGCTTCACCGTCGAATACGATAAATCTATCGGATATGTAATCCTGGAATAATATATCGTGGTCAACAACAAACATTGCCGCGTCTTTTTCATCAGCCATACGTCTTATAACTCTTGAAGCGTTTAATCTTTGCTCTACATCCAAGAAAGCTGAAGGTTCGTCAATAAGATATAAATCTGCGTCGTGACTTAAACAAGCTGCAATTGAAACTCTTTGAAGCTCCCCACCGGAAAGGTCTTTTACATTTGATTCCATTAAATTTTCAAGAGCTAAAGGTTTTATAATCTCTGATTTATAGAATGAAGTGTGTATCGCAGTTATTCCCATTAATAAATCTTCTACGGTTCCTTCAAAGTCTGTTAATATATACTGTGGTTTGTAAGCTACTTTAATATCGCCATTTATTTCACCACTGTTTGGTTTCATAACTCCCGCTAATGCCTTTACAAAAGTTGTTTTACCAATACCATTAGGTCCTAAGATACCTACAACTTCCCCTTGGTATATTTCGCCACCTTCAACATTTAATTTGAAATCACCTAAGTTTACACCAATATCTGTGTAATCTAAGAGCATAGGTCTGTTTGAGTTATCTGCAGGTGGTCTTTTTTCGAAGATAATGGAATTTTTCCTAAATCGTATGTTTTCTTCTTTTAAGAATCCATCTAGGTAAGCGTTAATACCTACTCTTGTACCTCTTGGGTGTGTAACAACCCCGTAAGCTGACGGTACACCATACATAATGTGTATGTTATCTGATAAGTAATCCAAAACGATTAAATCGTGCTCAACAGCTACTACTTTCTTGTCTTCGCTAACTTTCCTTATAACTTTTGCAGCGCTAAAACGTTGCTTAACATCTAACCAAGATGTAGGTTCATCGAAATAGTATATACTACCATCTCTTAAGCAAGCTGCAGCAATAGCCACTCTTTGAAGCTCCCCACCACTTAATTGAGTAAATTCTCTGTTTAACAAATTGGTAAGTTCTAATTCTTTGGTTAATTCATCAAATTTACCTTTTTCGTCAACTTTTCTTAACATATCGCCTACTTTACCTTTAACTACTTTAGGCAATATATCGACGTATTGTGGCTTGTGAATTGGTTTTATATTTTTTTCCTTGAGTTTTTCGAAGTAATTTTGCAATTCGGTGCCCGAAAAATGTTTAACTACATCTTCGAGGCTTGCAGGATTCTCCAAATCATTTAAATTAGGTACAATCTCGCCGTTTAATATTTTTATGATGGTAGATTTACCTACCCCGTTAGGTCCTAAAATACCTGTTACACCATTTCTTGGAGAGATTAAACCGTATAATCTAAATCTATTTTGACCGTACGAGTGTATAATCTTATCGTCTGAGAGTTCTTCAGGTAAACCAATTATTTTAATCGAACCAAATGGGCATCTCTTTGTACATATACCACAACCGCTACACAATTGTTCAGAAATTACCGGTTTTCCCGTATCGTCATCTATAACGATAGTTTCTTCTTCCATTCTAACGCCTGGACAGTATTTCATACATTCCATAGAACAACGTCTTGGTTGACATCTATCATAATCTAATATCGCTAGTCTTGACATATAATCACCATAATAATGATAATAATGATAATAATGATAATAATGAAATAATAGTTCATTTTAAGTTACATTGTAATTATGATTATGTTTATAATTATAATCATAAAATCTTTGATAAGTATTAAAATCAAATTATATTCAATTATATTAAACTAATAAAAGAATAATACTTAATTTGATATTTATTTTAATTTATTGAGATTTAGCGTAACCTACAAGTCCACCTTTGCTCAATATATCCATTGTTTTACCTTTTGGAAAGATACAAGTTACTTTCGTAAAGTCTTCGTTTTTTATAGGATATTCTTCAATATCTTTATTATTTATATATATTTTTTTATTCTCAAAATCTACTTCCACTGATATATCCATTTTTGAATTTTCTTTTTGGCTTTCGTTTTCGTTTTTAGATTTTTTTAAATTAGTTATAGTGTCCATGATTTTTTTAATTCCTTTGCATTCTATTGGAATTATTCCCAAATTTATACAATTTCTATAGAAAATTCTTGCAAAACTCTCTGCGATTATTGCTTGGATACCACAGTACTTTATTGCAACAGGGGCTTGCTCTCTTGAACTTCCGCAACCAAAATTGTCGCCTGCGATAATTACATCACCGTTAGCGGTTTTATTTGGAAAATCCTCATCAATACCTGCCATGCAATGCAATGCCAACTCGTAGAGGTCTGTTGTTCTTAAATAAGCGCCTGGTATAATTGCGTCGGTATCGACATCGTCTCCAAAAATGTGTGCTTTCCCACTTATCTTTGAAGGTAAACCATTAGCGTATAATTCTTCTATTTTTTGGCTTTTAAGTTTGTTATACGTGCTATTTTTTTCCATAGAATCACCAAAATAAACATTTAGAAATTAATGATTTAGTTATTTAGTTTATTGACAATATATGTGCTAAATATGTGCTAAACTAGAGCGTAATAATATATACAAATACTAATTGTTATCTTGTTCAAAATTGAACATAAGCAATTAATAAAGAAGTAAGAATAATATAATTTATCATGATATTATAAATTAGTATATTTGTATTAGGATTGTAAGCATAATTATAATATGATTTTATTATGTTAATTATGATTTTAATTTTAATTTTAATTTTTGATACTAAAATATGAATTCCTACTATTAATAATTAATATTGTTAAAAGTAGCAAATTTATTGTAATTGTGACTTGTCAAATTAACATACGTGCTGTGTTTATCACATTATTACAGCGTATATTGTTTATTATTGTTTATTATCTTATTTATTGGTGAATTTATGGAAAAAGAAATAGAAACATTATCTAAAAAAATACTTATGGATTTAGATTATAATTCCAAAGACCTTTGTATTGATATGTATTACAAAAATTGTGGACTAAAAAAACCCGAAATAAATTTACAAAAAGAATGTGAGTTTAAACCTTATTTCTATGTAGATACATCAGAACCAAAAGAAATTTACGATTATTTAGATGGCCTAAATCAAGAAATTGATTTAAAAAAATTAGAACCTGAATTTGAAAATAATACATCCTTAAAAGTTCAGGATTTAATAACAAACATAGAAATTATTGAAAAAATTGTTTATTCTGATTATATTTTGAATGGAAAGGATATTTCAGAAGTAAGTGATTTTAAAAATAAAAAAGAACGAAAAATATGTAAAGTCTATGTAAAATATCCTAATCACGTGAAAATAATAAGAGAATACTTTAAAGAATTTGGAAAGTCCTATGAATTTGACATTCCTTTTTTAAGGAGATATATGATTGACCAAGATATTGTACCATCGGCAAAATATTCCGAAGATAATAAGATAGACAACAGTATTCCAGAATTAAATTGTATCGCCTTTGATATGGAACTATATTGTAAAAAAGAACCAAATGCAAAGAAAGACCCTATTATAATGGTTAATTTATTCTCTAAAGACTACCAAAAAGTAATTACCTATAAAAAATTTGAAAATTCGGAATATAATGGATGTGTGGATTACGTAAAAGATGAAAAAGAATTGATTCAAAAAACAATTGAAATTTTGAAACAATATGACGTAATATATACGTATAATGGAGATAATTTTGATTTCCCATATTTAAAGAAAAGAGCAAACATTTATGAAATTGAATTAGATTTTGACAATGCTTCGAATTCTCAACAACCTCAAATCATAAAAATTTCAAAAGGGGGAATCAATAGAAAGAGTAAAATTCCAGGAATTATCCACATTGACCTCTACCCAATAGCTAGAAAATTATTAAATCTTACCAAATATAAATTAGAGAATGTAGTACAGGAATTATTTAAAATAAACAAAGAAGCTGTCGATTATGGCGATATTCCAAAAATGTGGGAAACCGAAGATACTACATTGCTGAGATATGCCTATGAAGATGCACTATATACCTATAAAATGGGGAATTACTTCTTACCACTTGAAATAATGTTCTCTAGAATAGTTAATCAGCCCTTGTATGATACTAGTAGAATGAATAGTAGCCAAATGGTGGAATTTTTATTACTTAAACGGTCTTTTGAACAAAATATGATTTCTCCAAACCGTCCTTCAAGTTCAAGTTACAGAGAACGTGCCAAATTCTCTTACGAAGGTGGTTATGTTAGAGAACCACTAAAAGGTATTCAAGAAGATATCGTTTCACTTGACTTTATGAGTCTATATCCTTCAATATTGATAAGCCATAATATAAGCCCTGAAACGGTCATTTACGAGGAAAAAGAACGAGAAAATATGGAGCTTGGGATAATTCCTAAAACCCTTAATGAATTATTAAGTCGAAGAAAACATATTAAAATGCTATTAAAAGATAAAATTCAAAAAAATG includes:
- a CDS encoding class III signal peptide-containing protein — its product is MLKLKNRKKGQVSLELGIFIALVLAVSAIVGIGYINGIKNVGDAYAKPLDELDFDPKSYIPKPNITLEDALNNTNLTEIQKTLESNKDALIDEINKSGILSGSELIYSKNNAGSNNSWSRILENHLENLSKPPYDNMLGISNPSYPNNKGILNWNAVGNLPAIFQNPAVFITNNAKYSYDNVDTADDLEKLKGTVIIYKPDVSKIMEYYYIDENLKKSKKETYRIK
- a CDS encoding F420-dependent methylenetetrahydromethanopterin dehydrogenase — translated: MVVKVGIIKCGNIGMSPLIDLSLDERADRNDIDVRVIGSGAKMGPEQVEEVTKKMIEDIKPDFVLYIGPNPAAPGPKVARELLSAADIPAVIIGDAPGIKDKDAMAEQGLGYILIKCDPMIGARRQFLDPVEMSMFNADVVRVLAGTGAARVVQNAVDAMIYAVEEGKEIELPKIIVTDAKAVAAAEFSNPYAKAKAMAAFVMAEKVADIDVKGCFMTKEMDKYIPIVASAHETIRCAAKLVDEARELEKATDAVSRKPHAGAGAILNKSKLMEKPE
- a CDS encoding acyl-CoA dehydratase activase, whose translation is MILGIDIGSTTTKTVLMDENNNKIIDYSIDNIGVIIEEEMIMDYVKKYEKNYSVDNIVATGYGRHKLSCVDKVVPEVIALGKGANYFFPNVDGLIDIGGQDSKVIKLGKDGKVVDFILSDKCAAGTGKFLEKSLDILKIDKSEDLYKYKSEHVAKISSMCAVFAETEIISLLSKKTPKEDILMGVYESIANRTIPMVHRLKINEIAFSGGVAKNPVLREVFETKIGKKLHVSEEPQITCCVGACLLI
- the cbiD gene encoding cobalt-precorrin-5B (C(1))-methyltransferase CbiD → MKYDFRAEKSLGYTTGSCACAGAYSGLYYLKNGEILDFVEIENPNGEILIIPIEKIIIDSKNANSVKVVVKKFSGEDIDVTNGEFIEIDVKLLKNDDSDKFDKFDNLKKDDVSTIKEYENEFIIITGGKGVGFVTKEGLQIQVGDYAINPKPREMIIENCLKLLNKDEKSQKPVEKVKVTVSVPNGLELAKKTLNPKLGIIDGISILGTTGIVRPMSNDAYKNSLVPQIDVALSKNYKRVIFVAGNIGTKYAKKDTDVNIYDKYFKNGFDEDKVIEVSNFWDFMLDKALEKGIEEITIYGHSGKIVKLAGGIYNTHSKVSDARNEILTAYSAQYIEDKSLIRKILYANTTEEINGYLKEIGILETVYTEICKRVVERLEYRWDKIKFNCHIIGMKGEKLGKFDKN
- a CDS encoding ribosome biogenesis/translation initiation ATPase RLI; the encoded protein is MSRLAILDYDRCQPRRCSMECMKYCPGVRMEEETIVIDDDTGKPVISEQLCSGCGICTKRCPFGSIKIIGLPEELSDDKIIHSYGQNRFRLYGLISPRNGVTGILGPNGVGKSTIIKILNGEIVPNLNDLENPASLEDVVKHFSGTELQNYFEKLKEKNIKPIHKPQYVDILPKVVKGKVGDMLRKVDEKGKFDELTKELELTNLLNREFTQLSGGELQRVAIAAACLRDGSIYYFDEPTSWLDVKQRFSAAKVIRKVSEDKKVVAVEHDLIVLDYLSDNIHIMYGVPSAYGVVTHPRGTRVGINAYLDGFLKEENIRFRKNSIIFEKRPPADNSNRPMLLDYTDIGVNLGDFKLNVEGGEIYQGEVVGILGPNGIGKTTFVKALAGVMKPNSGEINGDIKVAYKPQYILTDFEGTVEDLLMGITAIHTSFYKSEIIKPLALENLMESNVKDLSGGELQRVSIAACLSHDADLYLIDEPSAFLDVEQRLNASRVIRRMADEKDAAMFVVDHDILFQDYISDRFIVFDGEAGMNGQGSAPLKKRDGANKFLKQMGITFRRDPETGRPRVNKEGSQRDIYQKEIGEYYYVDE
- a CDS encoding LeuD/DmdB family oxidoreductase small subunit; amino-acid sequence: MEKNSTYNKLKSQKIEELYANGLPSKISGKAHIFGDDVDTDAIIPGAYLRTTDLYELALHCMAGIDEDFPNKTANGDVIIAGDNFGCGSSREQAPVAIKYCGIQAIIAESFARIFYRNCINLGIIPIECKGIKKIMDTITNLKKSKNENESQKENSKMDISVEVDFENKKIYINNKDIEEYPIKNEDFTKVTCIFPKGKTMDILSKGGLVGYAKSQ
- a CDS encoding DNA-directed DNA polymerase encodes the protein MEKEIETLSKKILMDLDYNSKDLCIDMYYKNCGLKKPEINLQKECEFKPYFYVDTSEPKEIYDYLDGLNQEIDLKKLEPEFENNTSLKVQDLITNIEIIEKIVYSDYILNGKDISEVSDFKNKKERKICKVYVKYPNHVKIIREYFKEFGKSYEFDIPFLRRYMIDQDIVPSAKYSEDNKIDNSIPELNCIAFDMELYCKKEPNAKKDPIIMVNLFSKDYQKVITYKKFENSEYNGCVDYVKDEKELIQKTIEILKQYDVIYTYNGDNFDFPYLKKRANIYEIELDFDNASNSQQPQIIKISKGGINRKSKIPGIIHIDLYPIARKLLNLTKYKLENVVQELFKINKEAVDYGDIPKMWETEDTTLLRYAYEDALYTYKMGNYFLPLEIMFSRIVNQPLYDTSRMNSSQMVEFLLLKRSFEQNMISPNRPSSSSYRERAKFSYEGGYVREPLKGIQEDIVSLDFMSLYPSILISHNISPETVIYEEKERENMELGIIPKTLNELLSRRKHIKMLLKDKIQKNEFDEEYSRLEHEQKSIKVLANSHYGYLAFPMARWYSDKCAEMVTGLGRKYIQETIEKAEEFGFKVIYADTDGFYAKWDYDKLQKGKKEENDKSDKLSNLPKLSKEELIILTKKFLKGINEELPEGMELEFEGHFKRGLFVTKKKYALIEDDGHIVVKGLEVVRRDWSNIAKDTQQAVIRALLEDGDVNLAKKIIKNTIDNLKKGNIDKNDLLIHTQLTKNIEEYKSTAPHIEVAKKIKQRGDSVRVGDVISYIIVKGSRSISERAELLEYAGDYDINYYIDNQVLPPVIRIMESLGISEDELKNSGKQFKLDQFM